In Prochlorococcus marinus str. MIT 1214, one DNA window encodes the following:
- a CDS encoding photosystem I assembly protein Ycf3 — protein sequence MPRSQNKDNFLDKAFTKMAEGIVKVMPIASKEKEAYLYYRKGLAAQNDGDYSEALEYYEESLKLEDNQVDRGETLKNMAIIYMSNGDEERALNTYKKALGQNPKQPSCLKNMGLIYEKRGRMAQRNGNQDEGDIWFDQAAEVWSKAVRLYPGGYLDIENWLKTTGRGNVDVYL from the coding sequence GTGCCTAGAAGTCAAAACAAAGACAATTTTCTTGATAAGGCCTTCACGAAGATGGCTGAGGGAATCGTTAAAGTGATGCCAATCGCCTCCAAAGAAAAAGAAGCTTATCTTTACTACAGAAAAGGTTTAGCGGCTCAAAATGATGGAGATTACTCAGAGGCTTTAGAGTATTACGAAGAGAGCTTAAAACTTGAGGATAATCAAGTTGATAGAGGTGAGACATTGAAAAATATGGCAATAATTTATATGAGTAATGGAGATGAAGAAAGAGCACTCAACACATATAAAAAAGCATTGGGTCAAAATCCAAAACAACCATCCTGCTTAAAAAATATGGGATTAATTTATGAAAAAAGAGGCAGAATGGCTCAAAGAAATGGTAATCAAGATGAGGGTGATATCTGGTTTGATCAGGCGGCTGAAGTTTGGAGTAAAGCTGTTCGTTTATATCCAGGAGGATATTTAGATATTGAGAACTGGCTTAAGACTACAGGTAGAGGAAATGTTGATGTTTATTTATAA